TCGCCGGCGCCCACGCCGTGTCGGGCATAGAGCCGGTAGCGCACCGAGCCGCCGGAGAGCAGCGACAGGCCGATGGCATTGCCGATGGCAAAGGCGGTGAAGCCACCCAGGGCCAGGGTCCGCGGCGGCAGGTTCACCCCGGCATAGCGGCTGGCGGACCATTCGTAGCCGAGCAGAATGACGAAGCCGACCACGGTCGCGGCCAGGGCGCCGAGCAGCGCCGGTTTCGGCACGTCGAGGATCGAGTCATGCAGGGCATACAGATCCAGCTCGCTGAGCAGGTGGCGGCAGGCAATCAGGGCGATGCCGAACAGCAGGAGGGTGACGACCATGCCGATGGGCTGGCGGTATTTGCTCAACAGCTCCAGCCAGCGCAGGCGCGTGGCCGCGACCGGTTGATTGGCTGTAACGGTATCGGTGTCTTGTGAGTCAGACGAGTTGGCGCGCATCAATCACCTCGTGGATTGTGCGCGACAGGATGGGGGTATCCAGCCAAGTTACCAATCCCTGCAGAAAAAATAGTTTCAAATATTAACGCGTCTCACCATGGCCCTGCGAGCCCGGACGGGCAGCGTTTCATGTTGCTGCCAGGGAAGAGCATAGCGGGCAGGAAGGAATTGAGGGAGGCGACTAACGGTTCGTGGCAGATTGCCAGGTCATTGTTGCGAAAAGATTTTTTCGACAGATACAAAAAAGGCCACTCTTTCGAGTAGCCTTTTTTGATGTTTGGTTGCGGGAGCCGGATTTGAACCGACGACCTTCGGGTTATGAGCCCGACGAGCTACCAGGCTGCTCCATCCCGCGTCTGTGGGGCGGCATTCTACAGATGAGCGCCAGGGTGTCAACCGTTAATGCTGCGCAGGGTCAAATAAATGTCCTGGAGCCAGCAAAAGAGGGTAAGTCTCGGTCGCAAAAGGGGTTTTATGTTATTCATCGCCTCATTCGCGGCAGGCGGGAACAAAACGAACGCGCACAAAAAAGGCCACTCTTTCAAGTGGCCTTTTTCGATGTTTGGTTGCGGGAGCCGGATTTGAACCGACGACCTTCGGGTTATGAGCCCGACGAGCTACCAGGCTGCTCCATCCCGCGTCTGATGTGGCGGCATTCTACAGAGGATCGCCGGGTTGTCAACCCATGGTTCTTAAAAAACTCTTCATGTTCAATTGCTTAGCTTGCGTGAGCGAGCGGCGAATCGGCCTCGGGGGCATGCCACACAAGGCTTTCAGCTCTATCGAAGGGCTTCGCTTGATTGAGAAAGTAAATTTATTTTCCGATTTTTCAGGCGTCGGGCAGGAGAAATCAAACTACTGGTGCTATATACAGTTCCCGGTGAGATACTGTCGACCCTGTTGTCTGTTCGACCTTCCGCCTCTGGTGAACTCTGCCCCTATATGACGCAGCGCAAAATCATCCACATCGACTGCGATTGCTTCTATGCCGCCATCGAAATGCGCGACGACCCGCAGCTGGCCGGCCGACCCATGGCGGTGGGCGGTTCGGCGGAGCGTCGTGGGGTCATCGCCACCTGCAACTACGAGGCCCGGGCCTTCGGCGTGCGTTCGGCCATGTCGTCGCGGCACGCGCTGACGCTGTGCCCCGACCTGCTGATCGTCAAGCCGCGCATGGAGGCCTACCGCGAGGCATCGAAAGAGATTCATACGATCTTTCGCGACTACACCGACCTGATCGAGCCGCTGTCCCTGGACGAGGCCTATCTGGACGTTTCCGACAGCCCCAGTTTCGCCGGCAGTGCCACGCGCATTGCCCAGGACATTCGCCGCCGGGTATCCAACCAGTTGCACATCACGGTGTCGGCCGGCGTGGCGCCGAACAAGTTCCTGGCCAAGATCGCCAGCGACTGGAAAAAGCCCAACGGGCTGTTCGTGATCACGCCGGGCCAGGTCGAGAATTTCGTGTCGGCCTTGCCGGTCAACAAGCTGCATGGCGTGGGCAAGGTCACGGCCGACAAGCTGGGGCGCCTGGGGATCGTCAACTGCGAGGCGTTGCGCGACTGGAGCAAGCTGGCGCTGGTGCGCGAATTCGGCAGTTTTGGCGAGCGCCTGTGGAACCTGGCGCGGGGCATCGACGAGCGGCCGGTACAGAACGACAGCCGGCGCCAATCCATCAGCGTGGAAAACACCTACGACGTCGATCTGCCGGACTTGCAGAGCTGCCTGGACAAGCTTCCGGAGCTGATGCAGACCCTGGCCGGCCGGATCGAACGAATCGACAGCAGTTATCGGCCGGGCAAACCCTTCGTCAAGGTGAAGTTCCATGACTTCACCCAGACCACCCTCGAGCAGGCGGGAGCCGGGCGGGATCTGGACAGTTACCGGCAGCTGCTGACCCAGGCGTTCAAGCGCGGGGACCGGCCGGTGCGGCTGTTGGGGATTGGCGTGCGCCTGCAGGATCTGCGGGGCGGGCATGAGCAGTTGGAGCTGTTCAGCCGCTGATTGTGTCTCCCAATAGAAGGGCGGCTTGCCTGCGGTCCAGGTGACGGGGCTTCAGGTACACCCTGTCATCGTTTATCGCGGGCAAGCCTCGCTCCTACAGGGGCTGTGCAGGTTTTA
This portion of the Pseudomonas sp. MRSN 12121 genome encodes:
- the dinB gene encoding DNA polymerase IV, whose translation is MTQRKIIHIDCDCFYAAIEMRDDPQLAGRPMAVGGSAERRGVIATCNYEARAFGVRSAMSSRHALTLCPDLLIVKPRMEAYREASKEIHTIFRDYTDLIEPLSLDEAYLDVSDSPSFAGSATRIAQDIRRRVSNQLHITVSAGVAPNKFLAKIASDWKKPNGLFVITPGQVENFVSALPVNKLHGVGKVTADKLGRLGIVNCEALRDWSKLALVREFGSFGERLWNLARGIDERPVQNDSRRQSISVENTYDVDLPDLQSCLDKLPELMQTLAGRIERIDSSYRPGKPFVKVKFHDFTQTTLEQAGAGRDLDSYRQLLTQAFKRGDRPVRLLGIGVRLQDLRGGHEQLELFSR